A stretch of the Nothobranchius furzeri strain GRZ-AD chromosome 5, NfurGRZ-RIMD1, whole genome shotgun sequence genome encodes the following:
- the LOC129163278 gene encoding uncharacterized protein, with product MAEEAPMVQAQQQEHLGSAPGKTVRLGVQTTANFNSIKELNNRWRSLQQLAEDRSNMLGSAHEVQRFHRDADETKEWIEEKNQALNTDNYGHDLASVQALQREHEGFERDLAALGDEVRFLIGTRTRVVSGDTFFMVLVTPPQPFLISDQRGAFLFMVDGGHNLTPEDCLSFGFLSTSLDTDLYSRIWIFNTRTLSPPSITHLSSHPVPHPPGRPASLHLCSLSCASPGSLPLPPPANTYTHHNAELLLQFQPQTYLCTLSSSL from the exons accgtacggttgggcgttcagacgacggctaactttaattccatcaag gagctgaacaaccgctggcgctcgctgcaacagctggctgaagaccggagcaacatgctgggcagcgcccatgaggtgcagcgcttccacag agacgctgatgagaccaaagagtggatcgaggagaagaaccaggccctgaacacagacaactacggccatgacctggccagcgttcaggctctgcagcgtgaacatgaaggctttgagcgtgacctggcagctctgggtgatgaggtccgcttcctgatcggtaccaggacccgggttgtctctggagacacgttcttcatggttctggtgactccaccccagccgttcctgatcagcgatcagcggggtgctttcctatttatggtggatggaggacacaatttgacgccagaagattgcctcagttttg gattcctgtcgacctcattggatactgacctctactccaggatttggatattcaacacacggaccttatcaccaccctccataacccacctctcatctcacccagtgccccatccaccaggacgccccgcttctctccacctctgctccctctcctgcgcttcccccggctctctacctctccctcctccagccaacacatacacccaccaca acgctgagctgttgttgcagttccaaccacagacttatctgtgcaccttaagttcctccttataa